Proteins found in one Amycolatopsis umgeniensis genomic segment:
- a CDS encoding S8 family serine peptidase, whose product MRRHLTVACATLTLLANGGLAAAQDTELPQIPQTLRAGQPCTASSGKKVPSAPWQLPYLGADRLWSLSTGAGVTVAVVDTGVDKSVLPADAAGEAGTDCVGHGTVVASLIAARPDGGISGLAPDARVLALRGTDKFGAATAAGIAGALDEAVAAGVRIICVAAAVTEADPALRQAVDRAIAAGALIVAAAGRDLTTARDVQPGPYYPAAFPGVLAVTALGPDGKTTPARGTLAAPGNLVVGKGPGGGQVVGAGPAFAAAHVAAAAALIRSYRGEVTAADLARRLRDTASPQAGGPVLDPLAALTSASPSGGAATVRREPVAVVPLPDVAPVRQSAFAVVGGVLLAVCLLGAAAVVMPRGRRRGWRAGR is encoded by the coding sequence ATGAGGCGACACCTGACCGTGGCGTGCGCGACGCTCACCCTGCTGGCGAACGGTGGCCTCGCGGCCGCGCAGGACACGGAGCTCCCGCAGATCCCGCAGACGCTGCGGGCCGGGCAGCCGTGCACCGCGTCTTCGGGCAAGAAGGTCCCCTCGGCGCCGTGGCAGCTGCCGTATCTCGGCGCGGATCGCCTGTGGTCGCTCTCGACCGGCGCGGGCGTGACCGTGGCCGTCGTGGACACCGGCGTCGACAAGTCGGTCTTGCCCGCCGACGCGGCCGGTGAGGCCGGAACGGACTGCGTCGGGCACGGCACCGTCGTCGCGAGCCTGATCGCGGCACGTCCCGACGGCGGGATTTCCGGGCTCGCGCCGGATGCGCGCGTGCTGGCGCTGCGAGGTACCGACAAGTTCGGGGCCGCGACCGCGGCGGGCATCGCCGGCGCCCTCGACGAGGCCGTCGCCGCGGGGGTGCGGATCATCTGCGTCGCGGCGGCCGTGACGGAAGCGGATCCGGCGCTGCGCCAAGCCGTCGACCGGGCGATCGCCGCGGGCGCGCTGATCGTGGCGGCGGCCGGACGTGACCTCACCACGGCCCGCGACGTCCAGCCTGGGCCGTACTATCCCGCGGCGTTCCCCGGGGTGCTCGCGGTGACCGCCCTCGGCCCGGACGGGAAGACCACACCTGCGCGGGGAACCCTTGCGGCACCGGGAAACCTGGTGGTGGGCAAGGGCCCCGGCGGTGGCCAGGTCGTCGGCGCGGGACCCGCTTTCGCCGCCGCGCACGTGGCCGCCGCCGCGGCGCTGATCCGGTCTTACCGGGGAGAAGTGACGGCGGCGGACCTCGCCCGGCGGCTGCGGGACACCGCCTCGCCGCAGGCCGGTGGCCCCGTGCTCGACCCGCTCGCCGCCCTGACGTCGGCCTCTCCGTCGGGCGGGGCCGCGACGGTGCGCCGTGAGCCGGTCGCGGTGGTGCCGCTGCCGGACGTCGCTCCTGTGCGGCAGAGCGCTTTCGCCGTGGTGGGCGGGGTTTTGCTGGCGGTGTGCCTGCTGGGCGCGGCGGCCGTGGTGATGCCGCGGGGGCGGCGGCGCGGATGGCGAGCCGGGCGCTAA